From Deinococcus sp. KSM4-11, a single genomic window includes:
- a CDS encoding SARP family transcriptional regulator codes for MSQAQRLFEARQYEAVVTLLLGHAKGAREGALLGIALIRVGRLADAEVALTRAAMQGDAEAQVELGNVLRLLGRFEDAIDYFETVTPTLSGELQLRALRWWGVAEFRLGRVQDGLKRVERAWHGYLALGDGEPGARVALCLAEMHRVTGNEKRAQALLTETVHALPADEYPGPHVEALKLLLELHLGRGEYREARVILDRAKLVLPQAHSPRLTALLLGSEAELCRLTRDTQTYGWVLEELRPLADQLGDHDLRLWTLSRLAELYSLHGQHGKALEALLSFGSMPADWPAELVATHGILQRRRGDLRGAQESLTRAAGLLRAAGRIPELCRVQLHAAAAALRCGDDPGQAVVPALTEAVTHLLRLRQLGEFTPDFEELSELLHYALLEPDTATLMEPFLEHLADLSGVPRPPESGMTLLNVKTLGRQAVFKDGIEVTFTRKGCVPLLVYLALNPGRTRVEIQLDLWPDKDAATAGSYVRQCIKEVRDRLGHGLIQHQGPHHAPWYRLGPEVHVELDLTHLLDAVDRRETARALALYRGDFLPGADASEWVDTKRDALRYALTFELSAQMVRAQSQHDHRRVVLLANQYLRVDPYDRSVMEDRVTAARHVASPQELAQYTAELRRHMYN; via the coding sequence GTGAGTCAGGCACAACGCCTCTTCGAGGCCCGGCAGTACGAGGCCGTGGTCACACTGCTGCTCGGCCACGCGAAAGGAGCGCGGGAGGGGGCCCTGCTGGGGATCGCCCTGATCCGCGTGGGCCGCCTGGCCGACGCCGAGGTGGCGCTGACCCGCGCGGCCATGCAGGGCGACGCCGAGGCGCAGGTCGAACTCGGGAACGTGCTGCGGCTCCTGGGTCGCTTTGAGGACGCCATCGACTACTTCGAGACCGTGACGCCCACGCTCAGCGGCGAGTTGCAGTTGCGCGCCCTGCGCTGGTGGGGCGTCGCGGAATTCCGCCTGGGCCGCGTTCAGGACGGCCTCAAGCGGGTCGAACGCGCGTGGCATGGGTACCTCGCGCTCGGCGACGGGGAACCGGGCGCGCGGGTGGCCCTGTGCCTCGCGGAGATGCACCGCGTGACCGGCAACGAGAAGCGCGCGCAGGCGCTGCTGACCGAGACGGTGCACGCCCTGCCCGCCGATGAGTACCCGGGGCCGCACGTCGAGGCGCTCAAGCTCCTGCTCGAACTCCACCTGGGCCGTGGTGAATACCGCGAGGCGCGGGTGATCCTCGACCGGGCCAAACTCGTGCTGCCCCAGGCCCACTCGCCCCGGCTCACGGCGCTGCTGCTCGGCAGCGAGGCGGAACTGTGCCGCCTGACACGGGACACGCAGACCTACGGCTGGGTGCTCGAGGAGCTGCGTCCGCTGGCCGACCAGCTCGGCGACCACGACCTGCGGCTGTGGACGCTCTCACGGCTGGCGGAGCTGTACAGCCTGCACGGTCAGCATGGCAAGGCCCTGGAGGCGCTGCTCAGTTTCGGCAGCATGCCGGCCGACTGGCCCGCCGAGCTGGTCGCCACGCACGGCATCCTGCAGCGGCGCCGGGGCGACCTGCGCGGCGCACAGGAGAGCCTCACGCGCGCGGCCGGCCTGCTGCGCGCCGCCGGACGCATTCCGGAGCTGTGCCGGGTGCAGCTGCATGCGGCGGCGGCCGCGCTGCGCTGCGGAGATGATCCAGGCCAGGCGGTCGTCCCCGCCCTGACCGAGGCGGTCACGCACCTGCTGCGGTTGAGGCAGCTCGGCGAGTTCACGCCGGATTTCGAGGAACTCAGCGAACTGCTGCACTACGCGCTGCTGGAACCGGACACGGCCACCCTGATGGAACCGTTCCTGGAGCACCTGGCGGATCTGTCCGGCGTTCCCCGACCGCCCGAGAGCGGCATGACGCTGCTGAACGTGAAGACGCTGGGCCGGCAAGCCGTGTTCAAGGACGGCATCGAGGTGACCTTCACGCGCAAGGGCTGCGTGCCCCTGCTGGTATACCTGGCGCTCAATCCCGGCCGAACCCGCGTGGAAATCCAACTCGACCTGTGGCCCGACAAGGACGCGGCCACCGCCGGCTCCTACGTGCGGCAGTGCATCAAGGAGGTGCGTGACCGGCTGGGGCACGGACTGATCCAGCACCAGGGGCCGCACCACGCGCCGTGGTACCGCCTGGGTCCGGAGGTGCACGTCGAACTCGACCTCACCCACCTGCTCGACGCGGTCGACCGCCGTGAGACGGCGCGGGCGCTGGCCCTGTACCGTGGGGACTTCCTACCTGGCGCGGACGCCAGCGAGTGGGTGGACACCAAACGCGACGCGCTGCGCTACGCCCTGACCTTCGAACTGAGCGCGCAGATGGTCCGGGCGCAGAGCCAGCACGACCACCGGCGGGTCGTGCTGC